A genomic segment from uncultured Desulfuromonas sp. encodes:
- a CDS encoding iron-containing alcohol dehydrogenase, producing MQSFVFQNPTEIVFGVGTADKVGKYAARQGGKALLVYGRNSIKTTGLYERITASLRSAGLSWVDHGGVKSNPVLSHVRQGVAVAKQEQVDVIIAVGGGSVLDESKAIAAGAVSEGDVWDFFLQGKVEKALPLVTVLTLAATGSEMNCGGVVTNEETAQKFNINSPLLFPKTSILDPALTYTVPANYTAYSAVDAISHLIEGYFTSTDQATPLQDRFVEGLVKTIMESTEQILQQPDHADARATMMWSATWALNGLSTAGIGLYQFPNHMIEHSLSALYDIAHGAGLSIVIPGWMAYASEQTPAKFAQFARRVFDCDQTDDRACAQYGIQALKDWFRRIDSPVTLAEGNIPDGEIASIAENAVMLAQKWGLKAYSLEVIVDILNRCRA from the coding sequence ATGCAATCATTTGTGTTCCAAAATCCGACAGAGATCGTTTTTGGTGTGGGTACTGCCGACAAAGTAGGAAAATACGCTGCACGGCAGGGTGGCAAGGCGTTGCTGGTCTATGGCCGCAACAGTATCAAAACGACTGGACTCTATGAGCGGATCACAGCGTCGTTGCGGTCTGCCGGTTTGAGCTGGGTTGACCATGGTGGCGTCAAGTCCAATCCGGTTCTCAGTCATGTGCGGCAAGGCGTGGCAGTGGCCAAGCAGGAGCAGGTTGATGTCATTATCGCCGTTGGTGGCGGCAGTGTTCTGGATGAGTCAAAAGCCATTGCGGCGGGAGCCGTCAGTGAGGGTGATGTCTGGGATTTCTTTCTGCAGGGTAAAGTGGAAAAAGCATTGCCTCTTGTGACGGTGCTCACTCTGGCCGCAACGGGATCGGAAATGAATTGCGGCGGTGTGGTGACCAATGAAGAAACCGCGCAAAAGTTCAATATCAATTCTCCCTTGCTGTTTCCCAAAACCTCGATTCTTGATCCGGCGTTAACCTATACCGTTCCGGCGAATTACACCGCGTATTCAGCGGTGGATGCCATCTCTCATTTGATCGAAGGTTATTTTACCAGTACCGATCAGGCGACCCCTCTGCAGGATCGTTTTGTTGAAGGTCTGGTGAAAACCATCATGGAAAGTACGGAGCAGATTTTACAGCAGCCCGACCACGCGGATGCCAGGGCAACCATGATGTGGTCCGCCACCTGGGCCTTAAACGGGCTATCCACCGCAGGGATCGGTTTGTATCAATTTCCCAATCATATGATTGAGCATTCTCTGAGCGCGTTATATGACATCGCCCATGGTGCAGGGTTGTCCATCGTTATTCCCGGCTGGATGGCCTACGCTTCAGAACAGACTCCGGCTAAATTCGCTCAGTTTGCCCGGCGCGTATTCGACTGCGATCAGACCGATGATCGGGCGTGTGCTCAGTACGGGATTCAGGCCTTGAAAGACTGGTTCCGTCGCATTGACAGTCCGGTCACCTTGGCCGAAGGCAATATCCCTGATGGCGAAATTGCCTCGATTGCCGAAAATGCCGTGATGCTGGCGCAAAAGTGGGGCCTCAAAGCGTACAGTCTTGAGGTCATCGTTGATATCCTTAACCGTTGCCGCGCTTGA
- a CDS encoding DUF167 domain-containing protein, which yields MSGDDLSACVSPHEHGVAIALFVQPRASKNSLCGIQGDELKVRLTSPPVEGAANKLCCAFFAKLLGVSKSSVTLLRGDKSRHKQIVVEGVSSDDVKKRLAQAL from the coding sequence ATGAGCGGTGATGATTTAAGTGCCTGCGTCTCCCCGCATGAACACGGTGTGGCCATTGCCCTGTTTGTTCAGCCGCGTGCCAGTAAGAATAGTCTGTGCGGTATCCAGGGGGATGAACTGAAGGTTCGACTGACGTCTCCGCCAGTTGAGGGCGCTGCAAACAAGTTGTGTTGCGCCTTCTTTGCCAAATTACTCGGTGTGTCGAAAAGTTCTGTGACGTTGCTGCGTGGTGATAAAAGCCGCCATAAACAAATTGTCGTTGAGGGTGTTTCGTCGGATGACGTCAAAAAACGTCTGGCACAGGCCCTTTAA
- a CDS encoding YggT family protein, with the protein MMILRELFLAIAGLVDLIFSIYVLILVARALISWVNPDPYNPIVRFLHSATDPVLYRIQRVIPLQFGGIDFSPLVLLLALSFVQRILVVILRSIAYSF; encoded by the coding sequence ATGATGATTTTGCGTGAATTGTTTTTGGCCATTGCCGGCCTGGTTGATTTGATCTTCAGTATTTATGTGTTGATCCTGGTGGCCCGTGCCCTGATCTCATGGGTGAATCCTGATCCTTATAACCCCATTGTCCGTTTTTTGCACAGTGCGACCGATCCGGTACTCTATCGTATTCAACGGGTGATTCCGCTGCAATTCGGTGGCATTGATTTCAGCCCCTTAGTCTTATTACTGGCCCTGTCCTTTGTTCAGCGGATTCTGGTCGTTATTCTGCGCTCTATCGCTTACAGTTTCTGA
- a CDS encoding 3-deoxy-7-phosphoheptulonate synthase, with product MYRTNNLNIKSITEVIAPAELKQVFPLSEQSAVFVTKARNEVKAILHNRDSRLMIVVGPCSIHDPEAAIDYARRLSKLSRELDDQLLIVMRVYFEKPRTTVGWKGLINDPDLNSTHLISKGLGIARQLFCAITDLGLPIATEMLDTITPEYFADLISWGAIGARTTESQPHREMSSGLSFPVGFKNSTDGNLQIAMDAMSAAKHGHSFLGINRQGKISIVETCGNPDAHIVLRGGSNGPNYQSEAIAFTEKKLADQGLNNAIMVDCSHANSSKDHNRQEEVILNVLDQLAHGNRTIRALMIESNLEEGNQSIGPLEELKYGVSVTDKCINWETTDRLLRMIHSSLKENNGRPL from the coding sequence ATGTACCGTACAAATAATCTCAATATCAAAAGCATTACCGAAGTTATCGCGCCAGCAGAACTCAAACAGGTGTTCCCGCTTTCCGAACAATCGGCCGTTTTCGTCACGAAAGCACGCAATGAAGTTAAAGCGATTCTGCACAACCGTGATTCTCGCCTGATGATCGTGGTCGGACCGTGTTCCATCCACGATCCCGAAGCAGCCATTGATTATGCACGACGCTTGAGCAAACTCTCGCGCGAGCTCGATGACCAGCTGCTTATTGTCATGCGCGTCTACTTTGAGAAACCCCGCACCACGGTTGGCTGGAAAGGCCTGATCAACGACCCGGATCTCAACAGCACCCACCTGATCTCCAAGGGTCTCGGCATTGCCCGTCAGCTGTTCTGTGCCATTACCGATCTCGGGCTGCCCATTGCTACTGAAATGCTCGACACCATCACGCCGGAATATTTTGCCGACCTGATCAGCTGGGGCGCCATCGGTGCCCGCACCACCGAATCCCAACCGCACCGTGAGATGTCCAGCGGCCTGTCATTCCCGGTCGGGTTCAAAAACAGCACTGACGGCAACCTGCAAATTGCCATGGACGCCATGAGCGCGGCCAAACATGGACACAGCTTTCTGGGCATCAACCGTCAGGGCAAGATCTCCATTGTCGAGACTTGCGGCAATCCTGATGCCCACATCGTTTTACGCGGCGGTAGCAACGGGCCCAATTATCAATCCGAAGCCATTGCCTTCACCGAAAAGAAACTGGCGGACCAGGGCCTTAATAACGCGATCATGGTTGACTGCAGCCACGCCAACTCCAGCAAGGACCACAACCGTCAGGAGGAAGTAATCCTCAATGTTCTTGACCAGCTGGCACACGGCAACCGGACCATTCGCGCTCTGATGATCGAAAGCAACCTCGAAGAGGGCAACCAGTCCATTGGGCCTCTTGAGGAGCTGAAATACGGCGTTTCTGTAACTGACAAATGCATCAATTGGGAGACGACAGACCGCCTGTTACGTATGATCCACAGCAGCCTGAAAGAAAACAACGGTCGCCCGCTGTAA